One part of the Arabidopsis thaliana chromosome 1 sequence genome encodes these proteins:
- a CDS encoding Sec14p-like phosphatidylinositol transfer family protein (Sec14p-like phosphatidylinositol transfer family protein; CONTAINS InterPro DOMAIN/s: Cellular retinaldehyde-binding/triple function, C-terminal (InterPro:IPR001251); BEST Arabidopsis thaliana protein match is: Sec14p-like phosphatidylinositol transfer family protein (TAIR:AT4G08690.1); Has 2252 Blast hits to 2246 proteins in 222 species: Archae - 0; Bacteria - 0; Metazoa - 862; Fungi - 537; Plants - 585; Viruses - 0; Other Eukaryotes - 268 (source: NCBI BLink).): MLKETLKWRAQYKPEEIRWEEIAREAETGKIYRANCTDKYGRTVLVMRPSCQNTKSYKGQIRILVYCMENAILNLPDNQEQMVWLIDFHGFNMSHISLKVSRETAHVLQEHYPERLGLAIVYNPPKIFESFYKMVKPFLEPKTSNKVKFVYSDDNLSNKLLEDLFDMEQLEVAFGGKNSDAGFNFEKYAERMREDDLKFYGNTTVSSTSAHLTNSDSEVSDSEMKYLEDKEDETIENGTLQSPLDTTKT, translated from the exons ATGCTTAAAGAAACACTAAAATGGAGGGCTCAATACAAACCTGAGGAGATTCGATGG GAGGAGATAGCACGAGAAGCTGAGACCGGAAAAATATACCGAGCTAATTGTACCGATAAGTATGGAAGAACAGTTCTTGTTATGAGACCAAGTTGCCAG aatacaaaatcatataaaggGCAGATTAGAATCTTGGTGTACTGTATGGAAAATGCAATCTTGAACCTACCAGATAACCAAGAGCAAATGGTTTGGCTAATCGATTTTCACGGTTTCAACATGTCTCATATCTCCTTGAAAGTGTCTCGAGAAACCGCTCATGTGTTACAAGAACATTACCCTGAACGCTTAGGCTTGGCCATTGTATACAACCCGCCTAAGATTTTTGAGTCGTTTTATAAG ATGGTGAAACCATTTTTAGAGCCAAAGACCAGCAACAAGGTGAAATTTGTCTACTCAGATGATAACCTCAGCAACAAGCTTCTGGAGGATCTTTTCGATATGGAGCAACTCGAGGTTGCATTTGGTGGAAAAAACAGCGATGCGGGTTtcaattttgagaaatatgctgagagaatgagagaggATGATTTGAAGTTCTATGGAAACACCACAGTGTCATCAACCTCAGCTCATTTGACTAACTCAGATTCTGAAGTTTCAGACTCTGAGATGAAGTATTTGGAggacaaagaagatgagactATAGAGAATGGAACTTTGCAATCTCCTTTAGATACAACAAAAACCTAA
- a CDS encoding Sec14p-like phosphatidylinositol transfer family protein (Sec14p-like phosphatidylinositol transfer family protein; CONTAINS InterPro DOMAIN/s: Cellular retinaldehyde-binding/triple function, C-terminal (InterPro:IPR001251), Cellular retinaldehyde-binding/triple function, N-terminal (InterPro:IPR008273), Phosphatidylinositol transfer protein-like, N-terminal (InterPro:IPR011074); BEST Arabidopsis thaliana protein match is: Sec14p-like phosphatidylinositol transfer family protein (TAIR:AT4G08690.1); Has 2763 Blast hits to 2754 proteins in 228 species: Archae - 0; Bacteria - 0; Metazoa - 989; Fungi - 606; Plants - 846; Viruses - 0; Other Eukaryotes - 322 (source: NCBI BLink).) has product MNSDSNKSSSNGFEKSLTPEEYLNKINEVRTLLGPLTEKSSEFCSDAAITRYLAARNGHVKKATKMLKETLKWRAQYKPEEIRWEEIAREAETGKIYRANCTDKYGRTVLVMRPSCQNTKSYKGQIRILVYCMENAILNLPDNQEQMVWLIDFHGFNMSHISLKVSRETAHVLQEHYPERLGLAIVYNPPKIFESFYKMVKPFLEPKTSNKVKFVYSDDNLSNKLLEDLFDMEQLEVAFGGKNSDAGFNFEKYAERMREDDLKFYGNTTVSSTSAHLTNSDSEVSDSEMKYLEDKEDETIENGTLQSPLDTTKT; this is encoded by the exons ATGAATTCTGATTCTAATAAATCATCTTCAAATGGATTTGAGAAATCTTTGACACCAGAGGAGTATCTAAACAAg ATAAATGAAGTGAGGACATTACTAGGGCCATTGACTGAGAAGTCATCTGAGTTTTGTTCAGATGCCGCCATTACTCGGTATTTGGCTGCGCGTAACGGCCATGTCAAGAAAGCAACTAAAATGCTTAAAGAAACACTAAAATGGAGGGCTCAATACAAACCTGAGGAGATTCGATGG GAGGAGATAGCACGAGAAGCTGAGACCGGAAAAATATACCGAGCTAATTGTACCGATAAGTATGGAAGAACAGTTCTTGTTATGAGACCAAGTTGCCAG aatacaaaatcatataaaggGCAGATTAGAATCTTGGTGTACTGTATGGAAAATGCAATCTTGAACCTACCAGATAACCAAGAGCAAATGGTTTGGCTAATCGATTTTCACGGTTTCAACATGTCTCATATCTCCTTGAAAGTGTCTCGAGAAACCGCTCATGTGTTACAAGAACATTACCCTGAACGCTTAGGCTTGGCCATTGTATACAACCCGCCTAAGATTTTTGAGTCGTTTTATAAG ATGGTGAAACCATTTTTAGAGCCAAAGACCAGCAACAAGGTGAAATTTGTCTACTCAGATGATAACCTCAGCAACAAGCTTCTGGAGGATCTTTTCGATATGGAGCAACTCGAGGTTGCATTTGGTGGAAAAAACAGCGATGCGGGTTtcaattttgagaaatatgctgagagaatgagagaggATGATTTGAAGTTCTATGGAAACACCACAGTGTCATCAACCTCAGCTCATTTGACTAACTCAGATTCTGAAGTTTCAGACTCTGAGATGAAGTATTTGGAggacaaagaagatgagactATAGAGAATGGAACTTTGCAATCTCCTTTAGATACAACAAAAACCTAA